In Thiovibrio frasassiensis, one DNA window encodes the following:
- a CDS encoding PhoH family protein gives MIKREIALADNNTALLLYGDLNKNLTAIEKGSGVTIQVRGSQLTVSGPKHEVELAASAINKLQELIRSGYPVYPSDVAYALRILQASPKANLKEIFLDKVYITAEQKVVSPKSINQKLYIDSIRNNDIVFGIGPAGTGKTYLAVAMAVSAFVSKQVRSIILARPAVEAGERLGFLPGDLAQKVNPYLRPLHDALNSMLGRGKVADLIEEGSIEIAPLAFMRGRTLSNAFVILDEAQNTTHEQMKMFLTRLGFNSQAVITGDITQIDLPDHRQSGLIEAAKILQNIKGIAFNHFSEVDVVRHHLVQEIILAYAAKETLPPPRRPTPRKH, from the coding sequence TTGATCAAACGCGAGATAGCCCTTGCCGACAACAATACCGCCCTGCTTCTTTACGGTGATTTGAACAAAAACCTCACCGCCATCGAGAAAGGAAGCGGGGTCACCATCCAGGTCCGGGGCAGCCAGCTCACCGTCAGCGGCCCAAAACACGAGGTGGAGCTGGCGGCCTCGGCAATCAACAAGCTCCAGGAGCTGATCCGCTCCGGCTACCCGGTATATCCCTCGGATGTTGCCTATGCCCTGCGGATCCTCCAGGCCTCGCCCAAGGCGAACCTCAAGGAAATCTTCCTCGACAAGGTGTATATCACCGCCGAGCAGAAGGTGGTCTCGCCCAAGAGCATCAACCAGAAACTCTATATCGACAGTATCCGGAACAACGATATTGTTTTCGGCATCGGTCCGGCAGGCACCGGCAAAACCTATCTCGCCGTGGCCATGGCGGTTTCCGCCTTTGTCTCCAAACAGGTCCGTTCCATCATCCTGGCCCGTCCGGCGGTGGAGGCCGGTGAGCGGCTGGGCTTTCTCCCCGGCGACCTGGCCCAGAAGGTCAACCCCTATCTGCGCCCCCTGCACGATGCCTTGAACTCCATGCTGGGGAGGGGTAAGGTCGCGGATCTGATCGAAGAAGGGTCCATCGAGATCGCTCCCCTGGCCTTCATGCGCGGCCGCACCTTGAGCAACGCCTTTGTCATCCTCGACGAGGCCCAGAACACCACGCACGAACAGATGAAGATGTTCCTCACCCGGCTGGGCTTCAACTCCCAGGCCGTGATCACCGGGGATATCACCCAGATCGACCTGCCGGACCATAGACAGTCAGGGCTCATCGAGGCCGCCAAAATTTTACAGAATATCAAGGGGATCGCCTTCAACCATTTTTCCGAGGTGGACGTGGTCCGCCACCATCTGGTGCAGGAGATCATCCTCGCCTATGCGGCCAAGGAAACACTTCCCCCGCCCCGCCGGCCAACACCGAGAAAACACTGA
- a CDS encoding cation:proton antiporter domain-containing protein, translating to MGIAADIVIIVVAALLGALLAQRLKQPLILGYILAGIVVGPYTGGITVGGIHEIELLAEIGVALLLFALGLEFSLSELKPVRNIALLGTPIQILLSIAFGFALGRFFGWSPTQSLWLGALISLSSTMVTLKTLTGRGLMGTLSSRVMIGILIVQDLAVIPMMIILPQLGNPEVGLPLLAMAVGKSIIFLVLMLYLGTKLLPWLLATVAQWNSRELFILSTTAIGLGIGYATHLFGLSFAFGAFIAGMVLSESDYGHQALSDIIPLRDIFGLLFFTSVGMLLDPAFVFAHWDQILSLLLVLALAKGLIFFILTHLFGYGNIVPLAVGFGLFQVGEFSFVLARVGLESGAIDQNLYSLVLSVSVLSMMATPLVSILVAPAYAFTRRFSSPEPLQTENLPSHGLANHVIIAGGGRVGQHIARILTELSVPCVLVELNHQRMLECKAANFPVIYGDMSQLTAIEASHMTSARLLLITTPSVVVSQAIVKQAHRLNPGLHIVARAEGVAQTRTLYENGVYMVVLPEMEAGLEIARQALLHLEIPVPVIQQYTDEVRQQMYAPMYSQQNYHLLTKLNTIKNLLEISWVEINPQSTLIGESIKGAAVRSKTGATVVGVMHKKEFHSNPKADYCFTAEDLVAVVGNQQERLAFKKMADTFRQQLPSNTDLEKKL from the coding sequence ATGGGCATAGCGGCGGATATTGTTATTATTGTGGTTGCGGCCCTGTTGGGAGCGCTTCTTGCCCAACGGCTCAAACAACCGCTGATCCTGGGCTACATCCTCGCCGGCATCGTGGTGGGACCGTACACCGGGGGGATCACGGTCGGCGGCATCCATGAAATCGAGCTGCTGGCCGAGATCGGCGTCGCCCTGCTGCTCTTTGCCCTGGGACTGGAATTTTCCTTAAGCGAACTCAAACCCGTCCGCAACATCGCCCTGCTCGGCACGCCCATCCAGATCCTGCTCAGCATCGCTTTCGGCTTTGCCCTTGGCAGATTTTTCGGCTGGTCTCCGACCCAATCCCTCTGGCTCGGCGCCCTGATTTCCCTGTCCAGCACCATGGTGACCCTCAAAACCCTGACCGGCAGAGGGTTGATGGGCACCCTTTCCAGCCGGGTAATGATCGGCATCCTGATCGTCCAGGATCTGGCGGTCATTCCGATGATGATTATCCTGCCGCAGCTGGGGAATCCCGAGGTAGGCTTGCCCCTGCTGGCAATGGCGGTGGGCAAATCCATAATCTTTCTCGTGCTGATGCTCTATCTGGGCACGAAGCTCCTCCCCTGGCTGCTGGCCACGGTCGCCCAATGGAACTCCAGAGAGCTCTTCATCCTCTCCACAACGGCAATCGGCCTGGGCATCGGATACGCGACCCATCTCTTCGGGCTTTCCTTCGCCTTCGGCGCCTTTATCGCCGGCATGGTGCTCAGCGAATCCGATTACGGCCACCAGGCATTGAGCGACATCATTCCCCTCCGGGACATCTTCGGGTTGCTGTTTTTCACCTCGGTGGGCATGCTCCTCGATCCGGCATTCGTCTTTGCCCACTGGGATCAAATTCTTTCCCTGCTTCTGGTGCTTGCCCTTGCCAAGGGATTGATCTTTTTCATCCTGACCCACCTTTTCGGCTATGGCAACATCGTTCCCCTGGCGGTGGGATTCGGGCTCTTTCAGGTGGGAGAGTTTTCCTTTGTCCTTGCCAGAGTCGGCCTTGAAAGTGGCGCCATTGACCAGAATCTTTATTCCCTGGTTCTGTCCGTATCGGTGCTCAGCATGATGGCAACCCCCCTGGTCTCAATCCTGGTCGCCCCCGCCTACGCCTTTACCAGAAGGTTCTCCAGCCCAGAACCGTTGCAAACGGAGAACCTCCCCAGCCACGGCCTCGCAAACCATGTGATCATCGCCGGCGGCGGCAGAGTCGGCCAGCATATCGCCCGAATCCTCACGGAACTCTCCGTCCCCTGTGTCCTCGTCGAATTGAACCATCAACGGATGCTTGAATGCAAGGCCGCCAATTTCCCGGTAATATACGGAGACATGAGTCAACTTACGGCAATCGAGGCCTCGCACATGACCTCGGCCAGACTTTTGCTCATCACCACTCCCTCGGTGGTGGTCAGCCAGGCCATCGTCAAACAGGCCCACCGCCTGAATCCCGGCCTGCATATCGTTGCCAGGGCCGAGGGGGTGGCGCAAACCCGGACTCTTTACGAAAACGGGGTTTACATGGTTGTGTTGCCGGAGATGGAAGCGGGCCTCGAAATCGCGAGACAGGCCCTTTTGCACCTGGAAATTCCCGTGCCGGTTATCCAGCAATACACCGACGAAGTGCGGCAGCAGATGTACGCACCGATGTATTCCCAGCAGAACTACCACCTCCTCACCAAGCTGAACACCATCAAAAACCTGCTGGAGATTTCCTGGGTGGAGATCAACCCGCAAAGCACTCTGATCGGCGAAAGCATCAAGGGGGCGGCTGTCCGGAGCAAAACGGGCGCTACGGTGGTGGGGGTGATGCACAAGAAAGAATTTCACTCCAACCCCAAAGCGGATTACTGTTTTACAGCAGAAGATTTGGTCGCGGTCGTGGGGAATCAGCAGGAACGGCTCGCATTCAAGAAGATGGCGGACACCTTTAGGCAACAACTGCCGTCAAACACCGACCTGGAGAAGAAACTATGA
- a CDS encoding (Fe-S)-binding protein yields the protein MTDSPGQCAKCGACTVVCPVFQAGRRESLSARGRLHLLERLDPAQASTAYAEILSQCLLCGACRSVCARALDPPARFIGARERLEKTAGQQLLLRTITRKALSSPTLLAAIASLGRPLLDRLPADSGLRLRLGLPQVRAHLPAVLPESPRETTTPPTLAFFPGCYATHLHREIIEATERLAAIFSTNRPIAPKQQCCCGLAAESGGEITAAKRLAKQNILAFSGNTLPILTSCASCYSQLRRYPQLFADEPEWQARSRAFAGRLLEFSTFVAQGITGDPTFRFAEPGKSRTVVYHDPCHLRFQPEFTAPPREILRSIPGLRLAELANGPQCCGQGGLFHLAQPELAATIRDRLLNQLALAQPDLVTTTCSGCLTQIQQGLGQDPTRPEVRHLAILLAELL from the coding sequence ATGACGGATTCCCCCGGCCAGTGCGCAAAATGCGGCGCCTGCACCGTGGTCTGCCCGGTCTTTCAGGCCGGCAGGCGGGAATCGCTCTCGGCCCGCGGCAGGCTGCATCTCCTGGAACGGCTGGATCCGGCCCAAGCCTCCACCGCCTACGCGGAGATTCTCTCGCAATGCCTGCTCTGCGGGGCCTGTCGCTCGGTGTGCGCAAGGGCGCTTGATCCTCCCGCCCGTTTTATTGGAGCCCGAGAACGGTTGGAGAAAACAGCCGGGCAACAGCTGCTGCTCAGGACCATCACCCGCAAGGCCCTGAGCAGCCCAACTCTGCTGGCGGCAATCGCCAGCCTGGGCCGCCCTCTGCTTGACCGGTTACCCGCCGACAGCGGCCTGCGGTTACGCCTCGGCCTGCCGCAAGTGAGGGCACATCTCCCCGCTGTTTTGCCAGAATCCCCAAGGGAAACAACCACCCCGCCGACTCTGGCCTTTTTCCCCGGTTGTTACGCCACCCATCTGCACAGAGAAATTATCGAAGCAACGGAACGGCTCGCCGCAATCTTCAGCACCAATCGGCCGATCGCGCCAAAGCAGCAATGCTGTTGCGGACTTGCCGCGGAAAGCGGTGGAGAGATCACTGCGGCCAAGCGGCTTGCCAAGCAAAATATCCTTGCCTTTAGCGGCAACACCCTGCCCATCCTGACCTCCTGCGCCTCCTGCTACAGCCAACTGCGCCGCTATCCGCAGCTTTTTGCGGATGAGCCCGAATGGCAGGCAAGGTCCCGGGCCTTTGCCGGGCGGCTCCTTGAATTTTCAACCTTTGTCGCGCAGGGAATAACGGGTGATCCGACTTTCCGCTTTGCCGAGCCGGGCAAATCCCGCACCGTGGTCTATCACGATCCCTGCCATCTGAGGTTTCAGCCCGAATTCACCGCTCCGCCCCGGGAAATCCTCCGGTCCATCCCCGGCCTACGCCTGGCCGAACTCGCCAACGGCCCGCAATGCTGCGGCCAGGGCGGCCTGTTTCATCTGGCCCAGCCGGAACTGGCGGCGACAATCAGGGACCGTCTGCTCAATCAGCTGGCCCTGGCCCAGCCGGACTTGGTGACCACCACCTGCTCCGGCTGCCTCACCCAGATCCAGCAGGGGTTGGGGCAAGATCCGACACGACCCGAGGTTCGACACCTGGCCATTCTCCTGGCAGAGCTTCTCTAA
- a CDS encoding DUF3124 domain-containing protein: MKKSRGLSFLALVALVLLAPMIGHAEGGTDLSEGQTIYVPAYSHIYVGNRENPFLLTVTLSIRNIDTKHPVTITAADYYDTKGKRIRKYLEQPVSLGPLESIRYVVPQKDKSGGSGANFIVEWTSTKAVNPLFVETIMIGAESQQGISFTSSGKAISTEN, translated from the coding sequence ATGAAAAAGTCACGCGGCCTGTCTTTCCTGGCTCTGGTTGCGCTCGTGCTTCTTGCCCCCATGATCGGCCATGCCGAAGGGGGCACGGATCTCTCAGAAGGACAAACTATTTATGTCCCGGCCTATTCCCATATCTATGTAGGCAACAGAGAAAATCCTTTTTTGCTGACCGTGACTCTCAGCATCCGAAACATAGACACCAAACACCCCGTCACCATAACCGCTGCGGATTATTACGATACCAAGGGGAAACGCATCAGAAAATATCTGGAGCAGCCTGTCTCCCTTGGCCCGTTGGAATCAATCCGATATGTTGTGCCGCAGAAAGATAAAAGCGGCGGTTCCGGAGCCAACTTCATAGTTGAATGGACTTCGACAAAGGCTGTCAATCCATTATTCGTCGAGACCATCATGATCGGGGCGGAATCGCAGCAGGGAATCTCTTTCACCTCCAGCGGCAAGGCTATCAGCACCGAAAATTGA
- a CDS encoding potassium channel family protein, with the protein MQKIFFAVFMLVLILCIGTSGYMLIENGSFLDSLYMSVITITTVGYGEIIPLSPAGKYFTICLILVGVGFVLYLVGEVTESMVEGGLRKIMGRNNMEKRAAALKNHYIVCGFGRIGKVICKNLKESKFPFVIVESDPQEVQKIDELGYLALPGNASSDEMLLKAGIKEAKGLIAVVSSDAENVYIILSARGLNANLFIMARSSGAEGSEIKLLRAGADKVISPYSIGAQRMAQLVVRPTVVDFLDLTVPGGELGLRLEELRVSANSPLAGKRLMDSGLRKEYDLIVVAIKREHGEMHFNPQPQTLILPQDILVVLGEHAHIAALEKQL; encoded by the coding sequence ATGCAAAAAATTTTTTTCGCCGTTTTCATGTTGGTTTTGATTCTATGTATCGGCACGTCCGGATACATGCTGATCGAAAACGGTTCTTTTCTCGACAGCCTGTATATGTCGGTGATCACCATCACCACGGTGGGCTATGGGGAGATTATCCCCCTGAGCCCGGCGGGAAAGTATTTCACCATCTGTCTTATTCTGGTCGGGGTTGGTTTTGTCCTCTATCTGGTGGGCGAGGTCACCGAGTCCATGGTTGAAGGTGGGTTGCGCAAGATCATGGGGAGAAACAACATGGAAAAGCGGGCGGCGGCTTTGAAAAACCACTATATCGTCTGCGGTTTTGGCCGGATCGGCAAGGTGATCTGCAAGAATCTTAAAGAAAGTAAATTCCCCTTTGTTATCGTGGAAAGTGACCCGCAGGAGGTGCAGAAGATCGATGAACTCGGGTATCTGGCCCTGCCTGGCAACGCCTCCAGCGACGAGATGCTGCTGAAAGCCGGGATAAAAGAGGCCAAGGGCTTGATCGCCGTGGTCTCCTCCGATGCGGAAAATGTCTATATCATTCTCTCCGCTCGAGGGCTCAATGCCAATCTCTTTATCATGGCCCGATCCAGCGGGGCGGAAGGCTCGGAGATCAAGCTGCTGCGGGCCGGCGCCGATAAGGTTATCTCTCCGTATTCGATCGGAGCCCAGCGCATGGCCCAGCTTGTTGTCCGGCCGACGGTGGTGGATTTTCTCGATCTCACCGTGCCTGGCGGTGAGCTGGGCTTGCGCCTCGAAGAGTTGCGGGTTTCCGCGAATTCACCTCTGGCCGGTAAGCGGCTGATGGATTCCGGCCTTCGCAAGGAGTATGATCTCATTGTCGTCGCCATCAAGAGGGAACACGGGGAGATGCACTTCAATCCCCAGCCGCAAACGTTGATCCTCCCTCAAGACATTCTGGTCGTGCTTGGTGAGCATGCACATATTGCGGCATTGGAAAAACAACTCTAA
- a CDS encoding DsbA family protein has protein sequence MALKAPRLFGCFPIIFAALILATPCQAGVDAEVSTALKTPAAPLDIAASLDGKWTYVLAEGGKLFIYSDKGTLEDTVTVDPAMDHIASSGLQAANIPDRVYLASSKNKTIQTVALDFSVPINIQGAPFLGPENAPVVVVAFSDFECPYCGTVGGLFGEILAKHPKEVKVVFKQFPLAMHKQAQSAALASLAAHRQGKFWQYHDLLFENQKSLSDAKYNELAKKLGLDLDRFNKDYKAPVSRQALERDMADAQIAGVRGTPTIFVNGRRLKERNIRDLQQMVTQELSKRSKGGASR, from the coding sequence ATGGCTTTGAAAGCACCACGCCTTTTCGGTTGTTTCCCGATAATCTTCGCGGCTCTGATTCTCGCCACACCCTGCCAGGCAGGGGTTGACGCCGAGGTAAGCACCGCCTTGAAGACCCCTGCCGCGCCCTTGGATATTGCCGCCTCCCTGGACGGGAAATGGACCTATGTTTTGGCCGAAGGCGGCAAGCTTTTCATCTATTCCGACAAGGGTACCCTGGAAGACACGGTTACCGTTGACCCGGCCATGGACCACATCGCCTCCTCCGGCCTGCAGGCGGCCAACATTCCCGACCGGGTCTATCTCGCCAGCAGCAAAAATAAAACCATTCAAACCGTTGCCCTGGATTTCTCCGTGCCGATCAACATCCAGGGTGCCCCGTTTCTCGGGCCGGAAAACGCACCGGTGGTGGTGGTCGCGTTCAGCGATTTTGAGTGCCCCTATTGCGGCACCGTGGGTGGACTGTTTGGAGAGATCCTGGCCAAACACCCCAAGGAGGTCAAGGTCGTTTTCAAGCAGTTCCCCCTGGCCATGCACAAACAGGCACAGTCCGCCGCCCTGGCCTCCCTGGCGGCGCACCGCCAGGGCAAGTTCTGGCAATACCATGATCTGCTCTTTGAGAACCAGAAGTCCCTTTCCGATGCCAAATACAATGAGCTTGCCAAGAAACTCGGCCTGGACCTGGATCGATTCAACAAGGATTACAAGGCCCCGGTCAGCCGGCAGGCTCTTGAACGCGACATGGCGGACGCACAAATTGCCGGGGTTCGTGGCACCCCGACCATCTTCGTCAATGGCCGCCGCCTGAAAGAACGCAACATCAGGGACCTGCAACAGATGGTCACCCAGGAGCTGAGCAAGCGCAGCAAAGGCGGAGCCTCCCGTTGA
- the prfB gene encoding peptide chain release factor 2 (programmed frameshift), with product MSAELKQKIQNLKGRLISLKEHLEVDHKRERLQELEQLTLAPAFWDNQENAQKVQREQGGIQNIVEEWDASQAELEEAELLLEMGMAEGDEETLTEVGQALDALIERVETVELECMFTGEHDASNAMITIHAGAGGTEAQDWVSILLRMYLRWAEAKKFPTEILDLLPGDEAGVKGVTIMVTGHNAYGLLRSEMGIHRLVRISPFDASGRRHTSFASVFIFPELDDSIQVDINDKDLRIDTYRASGAGGQHVNKTSSAIRITHLPTGIVVQCQNERSQHRNKDTAMKMLKARLYEKEREAQKEQHQDIAGEKKEIAWGSQIRSYVMQPYRLIKDHRTNFEVGNVDSTLDGNLDPFIKAYLLWQR from the exons ATGTCTGCGGAACTCAAACAAAAGATCCAGAACCTCAAGGGGCGCCTCATCTCCCTGAAGGAGCATCTT GAGGTAGATCACAAGAGAGAACGATTGCAGGAACTGGAACAGCTCACGCTTGCCCCGGCTTTCTGGGACAACCAGGAAAACGCCCAGAAGGTACAGCGGGAACAAGGCGGTATCCAGAATATTGTTGAAGAATGGGACGCCTCCCAGGCAGAGCTGGAAGAAGCGGAACTCCTGCTCGAAATGGGCATGGCCGAAGGCGACGAGGAGACCCTCACCGAGGTTGGTCAGGCTCTGGATGCGCTCATTGAGCGGGTCGAGACCGTGGAGCTTGAGTGCATGTTCACCGGCGAGCACGATGCGAGCAACGCCATGATCACCATCCACGCAGGCGCAGGCGGCACCGAGGCCCAGGACTGGGTGAGCATCCTCCTGCGCATGTATCTGCGTTGGGCCGAGGCCAAGAAATTCCCCACCGAGATCCTCGACCTGCTGCCCGGCGATGAGGCCGGGGTCAAGGGCGTGACCATCATGGTCACCGGCCATAACGCCTATGGCTTGCTCCGCTCGGAGATGGGCATCCACCGGCTGGTGCGGATCTCCCCCTTTGACGCCAGCGGGAGGCGGCACACCTCCTTTGCCTCGGTCTTCATTTTTCCGGAACTGGACGACAGCATCCAGGTGGACATCAACGACAAGGATCTGCGCATCGACACCTACCGGGCCAGCGGCGCAGGCGGCCAGCACGTCAACAAGACCAGCTCGGCCATCCGTATCACCCATCTGCCCACCGGCATCGTGGTCCAGTGCCAGAACGAACGCAGCCAGCACCGCAACAAGGACACGGCCATGAAGATGCTCAAGGCCAGATTGTACGAAAAGGAACGTGAGGCGCAAAAGGAACAGCACCAGGATATCGCCGGCGAGAAAAAGGAGATCGCCTGGGGCAGCCAGATCCGCTCCTATGTGATGCAGCCCTACCGGTTGATCAAGGACCACCGCACCAATTTTGAGGTGGGCAACGTGGACAGCACCTTGGACGGCAACCTTGATCCGTTCATCAAGGCCTATCTCTTGTGGCAACGATAG
- a CDS encoding DUF342 domain-containing protein, which yields MASEKLFKGGVEIQNGAFILRVTKDRLQAVVTMKDAKAGAQLVLDLLQKELAENGIISGILPTPESAGGGSFIVAKGSPPVPGENARVKMHVKPATPGPQRADPDKDQVDFRELGTIVNVAKDRLLLEKIAPSQGKAGQDVFGVGISAKAGKDSKLKYGKGVTLSPDEMKIFAALDGKFVMAEGRPTVFGEHAIAGDVDMKVGNIVFGGAKLVISGEVLPGFSVKCRGDIWIGQGVNNSSVMAGGSLTVIGGVVGEESKLRAKGDITVDFVENGPKLETASYLRVNDVLLQAHASVGKDVIATQGNGTIIGGKIIAAGSVHVKELGCEAEVVTEVCVGLVPSLQMKKQKIEEELTLWSDRLNEVIKNISALEKIKKEAGAQFPAEKSTLLAKCKGFMPKAMDKVTLLTEESQALELELEQMVNEVVYVYGHLFPGVVVKIGSLVRTITLEEELSVVYFDKETRQILVRKMSRDERDAMPA from the coding sequence ATGGCAAGTGAAAAACTTTTCAAAGGCGGGGTGGAGATTCAGAATGGCGCTTTTATTCTGAGGGTCACCAAGGATCGCCTCCAGGCTGTTGTTACCATGAAAGATGCCAAAGCGGGTGCGCAATTGGTCCTCGATCTGCTCCAGAAGGAACTTGCCGAGAATGGAATTATCAGCGGGATCCTGCCAACCCCGGAGTCGGCAGGAGGAGGATCGTTTATCGTGGCCAAAGGGTCGCCCCCGGTTCCCGGCGAAAATGCCAGAGTGAAAATGCATGTCAAGCCCGCCACCCCCGGACCGCAACGAGCGGATCCGGATAAGGATCAGGTGGATTTCCGCGAACTCGGCACCATTGTCAATGTCGCCAAGGATCGGCTGTTGCTGGAAAAAATAGCACCCAGTCAGGGCAAGGCCGGCCAGGATGTTTTCGGGGTCGGTATTTCGGCCAAGGCGGGAAAAGACAGCAAGCTCAAGTATGGAAAAGGCGTGACCCTCTCGCCTGACGAGATGAAGATATTTGCCGCCTTGGACGGCAAGTTCGTCATGGCCGAGGGCCGGCCCACGGTTTTTGGCGAACATGCCATTGCCGGCGATGTGGATATGAAGGTGGGAAATATCGTCTTCGGCGGCGCCAAGCTGGTGATCAGCGGGGAGGTTCTCCCCGGCTTCAGCGTTAAATGCCGCGGCGATATCTGGATCGGCCAGGGGGTTAACAATTCCTCTGTTATGGCTGGCGGTTCCTTGACTGTTATAGGTGGGGTTGTCGGGGAAGAATCGAAACTGCGGGCCAAGGGCGACATCACCGTTGATTTTGTGGAAAATGGCCCCAAGCTAGAAACCGCAAGCTATCTTCGGGTCAATGATGTGCTCCTGCAGGCGCACGCCAGTGTCGGCAAGGATGTGATCGCCACCCAGGGGAATGGGACGATCATCGGCGGCAAGATTATTGCCGCGGGCTCGGTGCATGTGAAGGAGCTGGGGTGTGAAGCCGAGGTGGTCACCGAGGTCTGTGTCGGATTGGTTCCTTCCCTGCAGATGAAGAAACAGAAAATAGAAGAGGAGCTTACCCTCTGGTCGGACCGGTTGAACGAGGTCATCAAGAACATCAGTGCCCTTGAGAAGATTAAGAAGGAAGCGGGGGCGCAATTTCCTGCAGAAAAAAGCACCCTGCTGGCCAAGTGCAAGGGGTTCATGCCCAAGGCCATGGACAAGGTCACCCTCCTGACCGAAGAAAGCCAGGCTCTGGAGTTGGAGTTGGAGCAGATGGTCAACGAGGTGGTGTATGTCTATGGCCATCTTTTTCCGGGCGTGGTGGTCAAGATAGGCAGTCTGGTTCGGACCATCACCCTTGAGGAAGAGCTGTCGGTTGTTTATTTCGACAAGGAAACCCGCCAGATTCTGGTGCGGAAGATGAGCCGAGATGAGCGGGACGCCATGCCCGCCTGA
- a CDS encoding pyridoxine 5'-phosphate synthase, with the protein MPVLITSQTATPPPISLEQLRQRGERLLAFCNCARSELSILLLDDPEMAQLNAQYRNKSGPTNVLAFAIQEGGGEHLPAELLGDVIISLDTAAREALTDGVTLHQRVTILLIHGLLHLLGFDHERSRDEALAMAAREEQLLRQLLTEERRGKMVSLAINVDHVATLRQARGISEPDPVFAASLCELAGAQGIVVHLREDRRHIQDRDVRLLRQTIKTKLNLEMGATEEIIGIALEIKPDMITLVPEKRKELTTEGGLNVAGQKKKLQEVIARMDKAGIPVSLFIDPDSKQINAAHEVGATFVEIHTGRYCDAATEALRDKEFGLIATAAEEAYEMGLRVNAGHGLNYLNTRRVASLGTIEELSIGHAVMARAIFVGLDQAVREMLALLPAG; encoded by the coding sequence ATGCCCGTACTCATCACCAGCCAGACAGCTACGCCCCCTCCCATCAGCCTGGAACAACTCCGGCAGCGGGGTGAACGACTGCTCGCCTTCTGCAACTGCGCTCGGAGCGAACTGAGCATCCTGCTTCTCGATGACCCGGAGATGGCACAGCTCAACGCGCAGTACCGCAATAAGTCGGGGCCGACCAATGTCCTGGCCTTTGCCATCCAGGAGGGAGGGGGGGAGCATCTTCCGGCAGAGCTCCTCGGCGATGTGATCATCTCCTTGGACACCGCAGCCCGCGAAGCTTTGACCGATGGGGTGACCCTCCATCAGCGGGTCACGATCCTGCTGATCCACGGCCTGTTGCACCTGCTGGGGTTTGACCACGAACGCTCCCGCGATGAGGCTTTAGCCATGGCCGCACGGGAAGAACAGCTTTTGCGCCAATTGTTAACCGAAGAAAGGAGAGGAAAAATGGTCAGTCTCGCCATCAATGTCGATCACGTCGCCACCCTGCGTCAGGCCAGGGGCATCAGCGAACCGGATCCGGTTTTCGCCGCATCCCTCTGCGAACTGGCCGGAGCCCAAGGGATTGTCGTCCATCTCCGGGAAGACCGGCGGCACATCCAGGACCGGGACGTGCGGCTGCTCCGGCAGACCATAAAAACCAAGCTCAACCTGGAAATGGGGGCAACCGAGGAGATCATCGGTATTGCCCTGGAGATCAAACCGGACATGATCACCCTGGTTCCGGAAAAACGCAAGGAACTGACCACCGAAGGCGGGCTCAATGTTGCCGGCCAGAAGAAAAAGCTGCAGGAAGTCATCGCCCGCATGGATAAGGCCGGGATTCCGGTGAGCCTGTTCATCGACCCGGATTCCAAGCAGATCAACGCGGCGCATGAGGTGGGCGCTACCTTTGTCGAGATCCACACGGGACGGTACTGTGACGCCGCCACGGAAGCGCTGCGGGACAAGGAATTCGGACTCATCGCCACGGCGGCGGAAGAGGCTTACGAAATGGGGCTCCGGGTCAATGCCGGACACGGCCTCAATTACCTCAACACCCGACGGGTGGCCTCTCTGGGCACCATCGAGGAGTTGAGCATCGGCCATGCGGTGATGGCCCGGGCAATCTTTGTTGGCCTTGATCAGGCGGTGCGGGAGATGCTGGCCCTGCTACCCGCGGGCTAG